Genomic DNA from Xyrauchen texanus isolate HMW12.3.18 chromosome 28, RBS_HiC_50CHRs, whole genome shotgun sequence:
aatgcaaacacaaatgagatttcagagaTTCAACAGagaagattatcagttaataaccAGTGTcaggtaagttactcaaaaatagtaatatactaattaaattactaattacttctctaaaattgtaatcaggttACTGTGTTCTTCATGGAAAAAGCAAGAACATTACAAACcaatttacttttaatttaaataagtgaatttaaaataatgtctatatttcctatTTGTTTATTATCGCTATCCCTTCAGctatcatatacactcacctaaaggattaataggaacaccatactaatactgtgtttgaccccctttcgccttcagaactgccttaattctacgtggcattgattcaacaaggtgctgaaagcattctttagaaatgttggcccatattgataggatagcatcttgcagttgatggagatttgtgggatgcacatccagagaacgaagctcccattccaccacatcccaaagatgctctattgggttgagatctggtgactgtgggggccattttagtacagggaactcattgtcatgttcaagaaaccaatttgaaatgattcgagctttgtgacatggtgcattatcctgctggaagtagccatcagaggatgggtacatggtggccataaagggatggacatggtcagaaacaatgctcaggtaggccgtggcatttaaacgatgcccaattggcactaaggggcctaaagtgtgccaagaaaacatcccccacaccattacaccaccaccaccagcctgcacagtggtaacaaggcatgatggatccatgttctcattctgtttacgccaaattctgactctaccatctgaatgtctcaacagaaatcgagactcatcagaccaggcaacatttttccagtcttcaactgtccaattttggtgagctcttgcaaattgtagcctctttttcctatttgtagtggagatgagtggtacccggtggtgtcttctgctgttgtagcccatccgcctcaaggttgtgcgtgttgtggcttcacaaatgctttgctgcatacctcggttgtaacgagtggttatttcaggcaaagttgctcttctatcagcttgaatcagtcggcccattctcctctgacctctagcatcaacaagtcattttcagcccacaggactgccgcatactggatgtttttcccttttcacaccattctttgtaaaccctagaaatggttgtgcgtgaaaatcccagtaactgagcagattgtgaaatactcagaccgacccgtctggcaccaacaaccatgccacgctcaaaattgcttaaatcacctttctttcccattctgacattcagtttggagttcaggagattgtcttgaccaggaccacacccctaaatgcattgaagcaactgccatgtgattggttgattagataattgcattaatgagaaattgaacaggtgttcctaataatcctttaggtgagtgtatctatcaactacataaatattattattttttaaatatgtgtaacccaagaaTAATGCACTTAAAAGTAATTGACTTGATTGAAAGGCAGTTACTGTAGGAGTTCTAAGgaacaaatacacaaaaatacacataaGTGGACATTCGTTTTAACAGTGTGGCATTTCGCGATAAATagctgaaatttaaaaaaaatggcagatCGTATCAAAATAGAGACTAATGTTTTGACtcaattaggtttcttaccagatgtatttTTGTTGCCGTTTGTCCCAAAGACAAATTCTGCTgtggtcagcaccatgttgtctggtctgagatcagtcagtttaaattaattttaattatgcattgCAGAGAGCGATGCCAAAATACAAATACACGCATGTGTAAGCGTGATTGCACGAGATTAACTATACATTTATGGATgtgacagatgtggtcactatgaattGTCATTGTCTGAAGAAGAGAGTTTTTGAAGAAGATTCTTCAGAATGTATACTttttgtgtaaataatgacagaatttttaatttGAGTGAACCTTCCCTTTAATCTGAATTTCTCTTTTTAACTAGAATACAAAGGAATCTGGGAACAGCTTTTATACCAATATTTAGATTGGTTGTTGATAAATAAAGAGttttcaatggccttttctcaaaatggTATCTTCTGTCCCTCCAATATTGAATATTTACTTCCTTGTCTTCAGGCACATAACAAACAATTGTTCATCATACAGTCGATTCTATCAATGTGTCTGCTGACATGCATGTGTGAATAAATGAGCtaattttctgtgtgtgtgtgtgtgtgtgtgtgtgtgagagagagagagagagagtggatttaagtggtttacgaagacatttttaaggttacaaactggtaattacaagggtattatgctataaatgtggtttatgaggacatttctagtgttcccataattcatATCtcttaaaaaattttaaaatatatatatattttttttttttgtaaaaatgctGAACGTTTTTTGTGAGCTTTAGgcgtagggttaggggatataatctatagttcatacagtaaaaaatcattatgtctatggagagtactCAGAAGGAAGCCGCGTAAACTGTCTGTGGAGTGGTTGTCTTCTGTAATGGCACTGCAGCACTTTTCTGGCTTAATGACTTGTAAGAGATGATTTAGTGTGCGTTAAAAAAACATCGGGCTCTCTCCCAGGTGCTGTGTTGATTAGTGTTGCACTgcatgtgtacgtgtgtgtgtttataaactgAGAAAGATGCAGACTTTAGTTTGATGGAAGCAGGCTATGAATCAATGTGTAAATGAGAGGATGTGTGTTGATTAAtcatgtttatatatgtgtgtgtctctgtacaGGCTGAGGAAGACTGTTTGATGGAGGGCGATGCTTCTTTCACAGCAGCAGTGGCTGAGGCAGAGGCTCTTTGTGCTGGGTAGTCTGGCCCTTGGGAGCCTCCTCTATCTGGTTGCCAGAGTGGGCACTTTAAATCGGTATCGTAGCATCCATGCACAAAAACCTCAAGCCCCATCTATACAGTGGGCATTTAGACAACATTGAGGGTGTGACATTTGAGGGTGTGATGGTTTTTTGGATCAAAGTGTTTTATTTAGTCATATACACAGACATTTAAGCTTACATAATAGgaacaaaaatagaataaaattgtaagaatataaaaataaagttataatCATGGAGTAACTAATGCTGCTTTCACGTCATTTCAGAATGTCTGTCCCTTGATTTTATGTCACTGGTGTTATCAATGTTGAAATCATGTTGCGTCAACAGAGGAAGAAGAGGCTGGTCAAATATGCCTATAGGGATTTTCCcatcattttaactgtattttttcccACATGGTTTATTTAAATATGTCTCTGGTGTTACAATGTTTAATGCTCACATGAaagatttttattgaaaaaaaacaaatctatttaacggtatgatttattgattttagtcTGATCAGTGGTGTGGTGGAACTAATCTTTTAGGATAATTTGTCACTGGTGTTACAACCCTTGCTTCATtcgtgaaacaaaattaaataacaaattaaaaaacaacagTCAAATTGTCCTTTAccattaaatataatgtaaaaaaataataataaaacctaattgaaaattacaatattttctaAGTCGGAAAGTCAAACATCCTTGAGAATGACCCTTCAATGGCAATGCTCAGAAAAATATGAATCACTACTTTAATTCATTAAATCACCTTTATTTgttcttgcaaaatgtttaagaacataGAAAGTGTGCCAGGTAAAACAAAACATACTAATATGGCATATCAAATAGACAGTGTAAATTACACaggttaaaatgttaaaatacattctctgaaaaacctaaatatcttctgcagtgttgtttctaaaacaagaccaATCAAACTGaacttattttaaggatttttagatatttttacaggaaaacaatacaaaaattattatcaagaatatgatttttgcactaatatcaaaggccttactagaaaaaaagaaattatgatctaacgtgaattttcttgataaaatatgatcgtgtctggtaacatgtgcatgtaaaatggctagaaatagcattttagcttagcataaagctgacaaattacacaaggtttatttccatttcttctgctctaaacttacttcaaacttccttctctgtctgctggtatgaatgtgacacatcataagaaagtgtttcactgctgttcaaatgcactttggatcacatcatttatatgtataaatgttttccatctgaaactactaaatattaaaagaaacaaatgacaataaaatgcaaagtaatctcttcagtaatcaaaatacatttagaatgcaactgtattctaattaccaattatttaaattgtaactgtagtggaatacagttacttatgttttgtattttaaatacgtaatcccattacatgtattacgttactccccaaccctgcttccctgaggtccacaatgttagtatgtttttttgctttaaaacagtcataatttagtaatatattatatttttccaccctgtctttggccctctgtctgaaatgcttagTTTTGGCATAAGCGCTACCTTATAACTTCCACGTAAACGCCcgctgttctgattggctaacattgtgcagctaGTTTGAAACTCAGTCTGAAGTGAATGAACAAGTCTctacaacattttaaaactaaatttcaggggtcacacataacacacattcaacacattgcatctgaatatattaaaaattTTATCTCAAGAAAAACTGTTAACACACCGTTTACACTGGACGCACCATAAACCAAAAATCTAACAGTCATGACAttagaaatattcatgaatggaactgtttacttactgttttaaattaatttggtcAATTAACTTATTTACTATGTGGTTATTTATGGCCATTGTCTACACTTCTTCATTGCAGGCAGGAGCCGATCTGCCTCATCGATAGCAGACTGCCCCCTGCTAGCGTGCCAGGACAGATTTCTTTACGAACACTGCAGCACAAACAAGCTCTTCGACACGAGCTGCACAGGACCAACAGCACAAGGGAGCAGCTGCGCATGCACCATCTTGTTCAGCAGCTGCCCAGAGCCATCATCATCGGGGTGAGGAAAGGCGGCACACGCGCTCTGCTGGAGATGCTCAATCTTCACCCAGCTGTTGTCAAGGCCTCCCAGGAGATCCACTTTTTTGACAATGACAAGAACTATGCCCGTGGCATTGACTGGTACCGCGAAAAGATGCCTTACTCCTTTCCTCATCAAATCACTATAGAGAAGAGTCCTGCATACTTCATCACAGAGGAGGTACCAGAGAGGATCTTTAAGATGAATTCCTCCATTAAACTTCTCGTGATTGTGCGTGAGCCCACCACTCGAGCTGTTTCTGACTACACGCAGGTCCTAGAGGGGAAGGAGCACAAGAACAAAACATACCACAAGTTTGAGGAACTCGCAATTGATGCCAACACTTGTGAGGTGAACACAAAGTACAAGGCTGTACGGACAAGCATCTACACCAAGCACCTAGAACGCTGGTTAAAGTTCTTTCCGGTGGAGCAGTTTCACGTAGTTGATGGAGACCGCCTGATCACAGACCCATTGCCAGAAATAAAGCTGGTGGAACATTTCTTGAACCTTCCCTCACGGGTCAGCCAGTATAATCTGTACTTTAACGCTACACGTGGATTCTTCTGTCTGCGTTTCAACTTTATGTTCAGCAAGTGCCTGGCAGGCAGTAAGGGCCGGATCCATCCTGATGTGGACCTCTCGGTCAAGGAAAAACTGTGGCGCTTTTTCCATCCATTTAACCAGAAGTTTTACCAGATCATTGGCAGGACATTCAGCTGGCCCTGAGGATTCCGATAGCACTTGACATGCAGAGACTTCTGAAGCAGCAGTATTTTTATGTTTCTTCTGGAAAAGTGACCAAAATGTTTTGAgagtaatttcaactcaaatcaatgtttcatgtccatttacttattcattttggaagtagctgtgtaataagaaggataatgtacagtcagtcggtcattatcgcaaaataaacccaatTAGGATGATACAACTCCCACAAATCCTAATAACCCCCTGCTGGATTCTTTAAACCCTATCTTTAACCTTTAATGTGTTTCTGTGCCTTGACAGACAGTTTTGGATGTGGATGTACTGCATAATAACTTTGCTGGACTGTGCATAATTAGTGTTTTGAATCCcccaaataaaactttaaaattcaTGGAGTAATATTTTTCAGTTTGTCTTTCTATGTTTTCAAGTTTCCCTTTCAATGTCACTGTAATCAGATCAAATAATTACAGAATCTTTGATTTGTATAAGCCTGAAGGATTTATCAGGGCCGtctgcaggatttaatctgagaGTACACACAGAAATCTGGGTTTGGTTTTCATGCTCAAAAGGGTTTTCGAGCGGGGGATCTTCAAACTAGATCATGCATTTAAAGCACAGGGctcccccgggcagtcaagggcccccttttagtcaagggccccctgggcacaggccccattggcccggttggtaatccatccctgttTGCTGGTGAAGTCTACACTTTTGTGTGAGCAGTTAGATGATACGCCAATATTTGGGACAAACTACCACATCATACAATTGCGTTTTAATACCTCAGAGTCCGTGTCATGTACCATTTGCGTTTGCATTTAAACATTAGCATCTAGCTAAATTCATAAccttaaaattaattattaatttaatgaatagttatgaaattaattaaatcagGTGTGTTAGAAAATTGAGGTGTCCAAAATGACAAACCCTGCAATAAACAAGTGAAATGCTAAAGCTAAAAGGTGCTGTTTTCCACTATAATAGGGCTGTATCACAATTCAAGCAGATTTATTGTGATGTTATAGTTCATCATCTGCATAAACGCTCTGCCTATATCTTTGGGTTTTGAAAAGTGATCAATAATTCATGTTCACCTTAGAATTTAAGTATTTCTAGTTACTTCTGAATAACTTTTTCACAGAACCGTCTTAGTGTTTGAAATGTGCTAACTCTTGACAATTTATGGTCTTAGTACAGTGCCCAGCCTGTTGAGTGTTTAAACAATTTTCAGTGAGATATGGTAGCCTATATCttttattaaaatactgtttacaaaattttaaaccatttaaattatataatctaTTTAGTAAATATTGTCCATAATCTTTGGTTCCTTTTTTTCCCcccactgttgttgttgttttgttatgtttttattggagcaaaatgccatttatttcatttatattctcttttccattggtgagaactgaagccgccagtgtcacGATATGGttctgacatcttgggacttgagtctgcgcagttgcgatttcgggaccagacctgcacagtagtgagcaggaagtaaagctgcgaaatgaaggccccgccctcactctcgctgaatcaatcgcaagcacacgcccctgcacttttgacttttgactttgattaattatagaaatttagatattacatttaaagctccattctcctcagtcctccaaagatcctgaaaaaaagtctgttggtgcttcagtgactacttcgctcagagaacctgtcaatcacagctgtcaatcatgatgtcacagcactgtttttatagcatcaaataactaactaaattcaaacttattttgaaaacaaacacttgaaattacattaacgtttttttttttttttctggtaaatTTACAATGAAATAACCCAAAAAAAAAGGACTAGGCTGAAGCCGAGCCTTATGTTTTCCTACCCTAacatgatagaaactacagtaaatgacagaaactatctttggaaaaaagatatgtgaagcaGGGGCATAgccagaattttatttttgggggggtcCTGTCTTTAAATGAGgggcaacatatatatatatatatatatatatatatatatatatatatatatatatatatatatatagcttaacACCTATAAATAAAACAGCTTAACACCTGCACACATTTAAAACAGCATATTTACTTCACCGTTTCAGCAGAACAGGCATAACAGCCTACAACATAGCATTGTTTATTACCTTTTACATGAGTCTACATGGGCGATTATAAAGTGTCAATGATGCCATCATACTCAGTCCAGAGAATCCACCAATTCGAAAAACAGCATGGAAAGATTTAAAAGCACATAtacagcagtggggatttctttaagactgcaagggaagctcagcttcccctataatgtcaaaaaaataatggtcaaatatgtactattgtgtaaacaatttattgactaaaaatgtgttagaacacgttcatctcgaagacgagttcgttcagaatcagctacattacatatagcaggtcggctgactcgatttacttctcatacattcccgtagcgtcagtgcatttccctgttgaagccgagcgtccattgacttcaacgaggctgctctgaacagtttttttcagtgctccgaaaatagacggtcattggataaatgctgcgattatgtcccgcccacggacgctcagcgtctctgggggtgaatgaggagtgggctggcccggactccgggcttccgcgtgatgattggaggatctgtcgaaagactgcatctccttttgattgacagctgaatctgtactataagaagtcactgaagctatttcacgctcagtcccatcgcggatttctcaagtgtagtcgaaagacaaactgctgcaacctatttctttatatttgtttggctgaaattgctagtcaatttgcataatacatttcacacaattatacaccacattccttgtttcagttttaccaagtttaatatattttgttttagagcgttcgttcgttcgttcgttcattcattcatacagtaggctaggctagcgtcgtacgggtgaaactgcgcacgatggcagacggtgctaatattgtcgacctgattttggcgaagccatttgaaagtcttccttacgaggaaaaaattagaattaaacagcagggcagatcaacacctaagattgatttagtgcaaaaaatagggtaaataagtttataatgtaggccgaaaatgagcttcccctctttgaaagaccagcagccgccactgatatacagcataacatttttacattcactGTTTTTAGCAGCAAAACAAAGACATAGCTCAGCAGCTATTCAAACCATGGGATTAGGCCTACCTTTTACATGACAAGGCGGAGTCTACGGGggcaattattaaaaatgtcaatgaTGTCATCATAGTCCAAAGAATCCACCAGTTCCCGTTCAAAAGACAGCAGAGAAAGATTATTTAAACGCAAAGTTGTCATGTGTGAtctcaaagatgatttgactctTCCTACTGTTGAGAAAAGTCTTTCGACACTACAAGAAGTCATTGGCAGTGTGACGATTATCTTTAAGAGTCTACTTATGTTTGGGAAGACATCAGAGGGGCAGGTGTCCAAAACCTCCATGAAGGAAGAGAAAGAGTGGCCATCGTCTATTTTCCTGCACAGAAGTTGAAAGAAAATGCGTAGTTCGGCTTCTTCAAATGAAATGCCATAGTGTTCGCAGGGCATCCTCAGTAGCTCGCCTTTTGAAAAAAAATCAGAGCCGGGCAAACACGCTGCTGCTGCACGCAGTAATCCGCATTGATCCTCTTGAAAGCAGCTGTTCAGTTCGGTGATTTGTCGGTCTAAAATATCAACCCATAGTTTGTTGAGATCAGCATTCTCCTTTATGGCTGTGGTTTTGCCTAAACTACATGAAACCAGAGACTCTTTCAGTCGGGCCAGTAGCTTTCTTACTCTGGTGCTGGTGACATCCCAGATGGAAATTGAATTCTTTTCCATCAGTTCATCAGTCAACTTTAAAACTTTGTCgaaatcattttgcacattttctCGGAACTGTACATACATATCCCTTAGATTTTTGATCAGCGATAGGCAGTCGGTGACGGATATTGTGCTGCTCTGTAAAGCCCTGGTAGCAAAGTCACTGGTATCAAATAATTTCCCAAATGTCACCAACAGAAATACAAATTTTTTTGTCTGAATTTGATGTTCAAGACACCTTCTGTGAGGATAAAGCTCCTTCTAGATCTCCAAAAAACGGGCATGCCTGTGCGCACCAGTCATGAAAGTGTGCAAAGAGTTCACAGTATCAAAAAAAGTATTGACATGGCCAGATACCTTCGTTGCGGTGCAGAGAACTAAATTCAGCCTGTGCGAGCTGCAAtgcacataaaaggcatttggaaAAGTACGCTTTAGAATCAAGTGCACACCACCCTTGTTACCGGACATAACAGAAGCCCCATCAAAGCCAAAGCCAACGCAAAGAGATGGATCCAACTGTAATGGCTCAATGACTTGCAAAATCTTGGAAGAAATCCCATTAGCGCTCATATCTCCCGTTTCAACGAATCCAGCCGCTCTCTCTTTAACTTTGCCTGCATGAACGTATCTTACACACACAGCCACCAGCTCGCGTTTTAAAATGTCCTTGCATTCGTCAGCCATAATTGCGTAGTAGGTGTATGGTGTCTCATGCAACTCAGACTTGATCTTTCGTAGAAGTAGTGAGGCTGCACATTCAAGTAACTCGTTCTGAATTTCTGCACTCATTAGTCTGGCGTTTTTTGGTATTTCCTGGAGACGATTTTGCACGTTTGGGTCATGCTTGGCAATTAAGCTAAACAGTTCCAAAAAATTGCCCTTATTTAAGGCCTCTTAATTTTCCCTGTGGCCACGTAAAGCAATGCCTTGTTTTGCACAGAACATAACAATGTCAATGACCACTTTCACATGTTCGCGGTTTTTCTCCACAAACGTGCGGTCATCCCGAAAGAGCTGGTTTAAAACAGTACCATGGGTTTTACGGGTTGCTTTATATGCCTCATATTTACAAACGGAAAGTGAATGAGATTTGCTGGCTTGGTGTCTGATGCATGACCTGCGGAGGTGTTTCCAATCTGTGAATCCATCGCAGATGAACGCTTTTTCTGCGCATGCATCGGGAAAATGCCGACATGCTTTGCAAAACACAGCAGTATTTGTTGAACTATATTCAAGCCATGTGAATTCATTATACCATTTTGGGGAAAAGCAACGATTCTTTCCGGCAAACTCAGTGCAACGAAATGTGGTCATCACTGGTTGTGAAGGCGGTTCATCAATTGCAGACAAGTCATTGGGCATTGTGCCGATCTGTGTGGAAGTCTCACCGCTCCACTCCTGTGATGAAATAGGCCGTTGTGTTACTGTGTCCTGAGAAGCCTCAGGTGCCGCTTCACTCGCTGTTGCCTCATAGTAAGCTGAAGCAGACTCAGATGTAGATGGCACATTTTCTCCTTCTCGCTCATCTTTACGTGCTTTTTTAAAAAAGCGTAATATTGTACTTTGCGCACCTGCCATTGTCACTGCATATTAATGAACTCTCACGAAGATGACAGCATATGTTAAGCACAACACGTGACATAAACAAATCAAGTTTGAAAACAGCATTTTACCTCACATTTTATTGCGCAGCATTTTGATTGGTCAATCTATCAATCCTAACAAatccaatttatttttttttttaaacaatcagaAATCTCATGTAAATGAGGGGGCCTAGGCCCACCCAGGCCCCCTCGTGGCTACGCCACtgatgtgaagtgtaatttaattgtttagttggtctcacatcccgttgaataacatgcggagacggggtttatgacctatactaggaccagtcaccggggggcgatcgagacgttttggcttcactattGACCAATAGGGGCTGGCTGCAGACTACGGGGCGAGTGGAGCTCCATTCAAAAGcggaaatacgtcacctccactgCGCCGGAGCGCATATATACGTCACCTCTACTGCGGCCTTATACTGTCTATGACTGCGACcgagcgcatatatatatatatatatatatatatatttatttatttaaccgagCGCATATATACATGACCTCACCTAATCTTCACACACAATATCAAAGCAGTATACTACACTTTTACGGTTTAtgacttttaaatataatattatagtaaaaataatttcagaattttCTATTTAAAGCTAAATAACATGCACAAATCAaccaatgtaaaataatgaagaaaaatgtccacaatttaagttttaattgtttttatgtaaaaaaaaaaacaaacaaaaaaaacaaataatcttaAATTTTTACAACACAATAACTGGAGTTGAGGTGACGTATTTCCTGTTTGAGAGTGGAGCTCCAATCGCCCacagtctgcagccagacccttctcctattgagggcttgtgtggcacACTTGTCTTGAACGCTTACTTCCAGTCACGTGCACGCGCACTCAAGTGGCCAAGACCGCAAATCAGGCCACTAGTAAAACTGAAATTACTGTCCAACTGTCatatagaaagaaaaaaagatttgacACAAGAAGCGGTCAATGAAGTTATTATGGTAATGTGGTGAACACTTCAAACGGTTGTTCTAAAATCCCAGCACTTTATTCTTATCTGATATCGTCACAAGAGCAAAAGcgtaacgaaaaaaaaaaaaaaaatttaaaataaatattaaaatatcgtGAATCTCCAGCACCCctccattgttgccaacttagc
This window encodes:
- the LOC127622261 gene encoding heparan sulfate glucosamine 3-O-sulfotransferase 5-like encodes the protein MLLSQQQWLRQRLFVLGSLALGSLLYLVARVGTLNRQEPICLIDSRLPPASVPGQISLRTLQHKQALRHELHRTNSTREQLRMHHLVQQLPRAIIIGVRKGGTRALLEMLNLHPAVVKASQEIHFFDNDKNYARGIDWYREKMPYSFPHQITIEKSPAYFITEEVPERIFKMNSSIKLLVIVREPTTRAVSDYTQVLEGKEHKNKTYHKFEELAIDANTCEVNTKYKAVRTSIYTKHLERWLKFFPVEQFHVVDGDRLITDPLPEIKLVEHFLNLPSRVSQYNLYFNATRGFFCLRFNFMFSKCLAGSKGRIHPDVDLSVKEKLWRFFHPFNQKFYQIIGRTFSWP